From a region of the Panicum virgatum strain AP13 chromosome 2K, P.virgatum_v5, whole genome shotgun sequence genome:
- the LOC120695463 gene encoding testis-specific gene A8 protein-like, giving the protein MAPNAAATDALVPGAATPDAVAPEAPAMAAVAPTPGLAMASTAAAGAATASTSVPEVPTSVPDIPSPSSQPAAKEELEVVSGRRLLQDPTEEDAIPLPRVLVRVRLTIEEATSTTEAAFRREWAALESERQRLGD; this is encoded by the coding sequence ATGGCGCCcaacgcggcggcgacggatgcGCTAGTGCCAGGCGCAGCAACGCCCGACGCGGTGGCCCCTGAGGCCCCGGCTATGGCGGCAGTCGCGCCGACACCGGGCTTGGCGATGGCGAgcacagcggcagcgggcgcggcaacggcgagcaccTCGGTACCCGAGGTCCCGACGTCTGTGCCGGATATCCCCTCCCCCAGCTCCCAACCTGCAGCAaaggaagagctggaggtggtctcTGGTAGGCGGCTCTTGCAGGATCCCACAGAGGAGGATGCAATTCCCCTTCCCCGGGTGTTGGTCCGGGTCCGGCTGACGATAGAAGAGGCGACCTCTACCACCGAGGCGGCATTCCGGCGGGAATGGGCGGCtctagagagcgagcgtcagcgcctcggTGACTAG